The Desulfosoma sp. genomic interval GGACCGCCTTGGAGGGGACATGGATCTTTCGTGGGAAGTTCTTTTGGACTTCGTGGCGGAGCTTCCCCAACGTCTCGAAGAAATCGAGAAGGCTGTAGATGACGGGGACATGGCCGTCACCAAACGACTGGCTCATAGCCTCAAAGGGGCTGCTGCCAATATCTCGGCCCATCGCCTCCGTGAAGCGGCGCTGGTGCTGGAACAGGCGGCAGCCCGAGAAAACCCCGGGGATCTCAAACCTCTGGTAGCCGTGCTCAAAGAACAGGCGGATCGATTGACCGTGGCGGTGCATGACGTGGGCGGTCCACCGGAGGCTGTAAGCTTTTAAATGGGGAAAGGGAAGGTCATGAGGATTTTGGTGGCTGACGACGATTCCACGACACGCAAAATGGTCGCCGCTATGTTGACCAAATGGGGCTATCATGTGGTGGCGGTCAACTCCGGAGATGCCGCATGGGATGTTCTTAAGAACGAGGATGCTCCTAGGCTGGCTGTTTTGGATTGGGTCATGCCCGGCATGGATGGAGTGGATATTTGCCGCAAAGTGCGTGAAACGGTGCCCAAGGACCGCTACCTCTACCTGATCCTTTTGACGGCCAAAACAAGCCGCCAGGAAATCATTTCCGGACTGGAAGCCGGCGCCGACGACTACATGATCAAGCCTTTTGATCCCAGTGAACTTCAAGTGCGTGTGGGTATCGGGCGACGCATCATTTCGCTCCAGGAAGAACTGGTTGCTGCTCGAGAGGCTTTACGCTTTCAAGCCACACGTGATCCCTTGACGGGAATTTACAACCGGCGAGCGGCCTATCAAAGACTGTTGGAAGAGCTGGAAAGAGCGGGTCGCGACAACAAACCCGTCAGTGTGCTCATGGTGGATCTGGACCACTTCAAAAAAATTAACGACACTTATGGACATCTTGTGGGAGATCAGGTCCTCAAGGAAACGGTGGCTCGAATTCAGAGTGTGATCCGGTCCTATGACGTGGTGGGAAGATTTGGAGGGGAAGAATTTATGGTGGTTCTTCCCAATGCCGATACGGACATTGCTGTGAGGGTGGGCGAAAGGATTCGCGCAGCGGTTTCTTCTCGACCCATCGTTGCAAACGATCAGATTTCCATCTCGGTGACCCTTAGCGCGGGGGTGGCTTCCCTTGGTGTTTCCGGTGCTTCCGCCGATGCCCTTATTCAATCCGCTGACGAAGCTCTCTACCTTGCCAAACGCACGGGACGAAACCGCGTCTGTAGCGCCGGCGACCCGTTCGCGGCCGTGTGTGCTTAGAGGCATGTCCTAGTCCGTGTTTTTATCCGGAAGGACAGGTGTCCCGCCCGCACTACGACCCGAGCGGAACAGAGAGCCCTGCCGCCGGGGGGACAATCGCCTTTCCTTGATTTGCCCCTATTTTAGGGGGTGTGTGCGTTGTTTACGAAAAATTGTGCAGCGGACACATCGGTGCGCCCCTACACTAATAGGCTGCATCGGTTCGCCCCCATGAGAGCCGGTGTCGGTAAGCCATGACTATAGGCCGTAAGACTTCGCCCCGTGGATCGGTAAGGGGATGTCGAGCGGCCCGTAAGGTTTGGTGAGATGCGTCGATACGCCCTTTTAAGGGGGTAAGGGAGCGTGTCCGAAAACAAGAAAGACTGCTGCATCCAGTGCCGTATTGTAGGAGCGAGACACCGCTTCGCCCCTACAAACCTGAGAATACCTCTTTTGCTGGGGGCCAACCTCCGAACCGGCCTTTATGAGGGCGGCCTCCGGCGCTCCTAGAAAAGGGCGCGCTGCGCCGTGACCCTACTCGGCATGGAATGGCTCCTATTTGACTGTCGGAGAAGCTTCGAGGATGGCGGCCATGGGGAAAGGGAGCCGGAAGTTCGTGACCCCTTTCCTTGCCGAGCGTCCTTCTACGAGATTGGGGGGCCATGGAAAGGCTGGCTTTTGAAGGCTCAATGACCCTGAAGTTTTTGGGACTGTCCTGTAACGACGGCCATCCATTTTTCCAGAGCTTCCACGCGAGCGTCGTAGCCTTGAACGCCTAAAAGCTTGGCTCCCTGCAAGTTGGGAAGCACTGCTTTGTACAGGGCGGCTAATTCCTTTTCCTGCGCAGCTACGGCTGCGACACCTTCACGAGCGGCCTTTTCCAAAATTGGCCGCAAAGTGTTCAAGGCTTCTTCCGGATTGGCGAAAGGTTTGCCGACCAAAGCTCGTGCTGCTTCGGCAGTGACGGGAATGAAGCCGTAGCCGGGAACAGCGGAACCTATCAGACCCCATAATCGTCCCTGACAAAGACCAAGGCCGCCTCGCTCCGCACGAAAATAATAATGAGATGGTGTAGCCAACAGGACGAGTGATCCCACGACGAGAATCACGGCAAGAATGGCGGATCCTTTGAAAAGGAGACTGCGGTTGATAGCGGATACCACGATGTGTTTGTCGCTTGAGCCCTGCATGGCCGTCCTCCGTGTTCTGAGTCTTACCACCGTGGAGAAAAGAAAAGCCGTAAACGGCAGCCAATCTAGTCAAGGGCGGGGGTCGAGTCAATCCCTTTGTCCCCCTGAAGGGCTCGGCGCACCGCCTCGGAGGCCATCTTTTCGCCATACCAGTCGATCTGCCGGCAGATACCTCGAATAATTTTCACTTCACGGGCCTGCAATCCAATACGGCTGAAAAATTGCCGAAGGCTTCGCATCCAGTAATCCGGGTTTTCCGGGTTCACGAAATGAATTTTGGCAAGGGTGTCTCGAAGGTGCGCATACATGGCTTCCAGCTCAAAACTTGTGGCTAACTTCGGCGTGAAGGTTTCCGGCGGATCTTCAGCCGCTCGAAAGATTTCATAGACCATGATCATGACGGCTTGAGCCAGATTTAAAGAAGCAAATTCCTTGGACGTGGGAATGGTCACCAAAGCGTGGCAGTATTTCAATTCCCGGTTGGCCAAGCCTCGGTTTTCCGGCCCGAAGAGCAAGGCTGTTTGATTCGTGCGACAGATGTCCACCACACGTCGGGCCATTTCCCGAGGATCCATGACGGTCCGCCTGTGGGAACCTGTTCTTGCCGTGGTGCCGATGATATATTGAAACGATGCTAAAGCTTCACCCAGATCGTCGTAGACTTCCATGTCGGCTACCACGTCTTCGGCGGCATGGGTGGCCATTTTAAGAATGCGTGAGAGGTCGCAATCGAGAGGATCGACGACGATCAAGCGGCGCAGTCCCATGTTTTTCGCCGCACGAGCCGCGGCTCCGATGTTTTCCGGAAAGTGAGGGCGATGAAGCACCACGGCGATGTTGTCTAAGGGAGTGCGGCTGGGCTTCATGGACGTGAAGCTGAGCTCCTTCAATAGGGTTTAAGGATCGAAAAAGGGTTTCATCAAACAGGGCGTCATTATAAGGTGTCGCGTCGAGGATGCAAGACAGTGTAGCTTGATCCAGCAGGGGGAAGCTCATGGGATCGGAAAAGGTTCGTGAATCCGTTATTGCGGGCACATGGTATCCCGGAAATCCGGAAAAGCTTCGCAAAAACATTGTGGAATATTTGTCGAAGGCATCGACGGCAAACATTTCCGGTCGACTGGTCGGGGTGGTGGCTCCGCACGCCGGTTATATGTATTCGGGGCCTGTGGCGGCTTACGCCTACAAACTCCTTGAAGGAAAACCGATCAAACGGGTTCTCATCATGGCGCCGAGCCATCGGGCCTACTTCAGCGGGGCCAGTGTGGACGATGCAGCGGGTTATCGCACCCCATTAGGCGTGGTCCCAGTGGATCGAGCCCTAGCCCAAAAGCTTACGGCCCATAAGGATCTCTTCTCCCATGTGCCGCAGGCTCACGCCCAGGAACATTCCCTGGAAATTCAACTACCTTTTTTACAAGTGGTCCTGCAAGACTTTCGCATGACCCCGGTTTTGATTGGTGACGTGACCCTGGAAGCATGCCGACGCTTGGCCCACGTTGTGGCCGAGGCGGTCGCCGACGATGATGTATTGTTGGTGGCGAGCACTGATCTCTCCCATTACTATCCGTACCAGGAAGCCAAGAAGCTGGATGCACGTGTCATCGAAAAAGTCGATCGCTTTGATCCGGAAGGGCTCTTTGAAGCGTTGCAAAAAAGGGAGTGTGAAGCCTGCGGGGGGGGGCCTCTGGTGACAACACTTCTTGCCGCTCGAGAACTAGGGGCCAACAAGGCACGCGTCCTCTACTATGCCAATTCCGGCGATGTGACGGGAGATGTTCGAGGGGTGGTGGGGTATATGGCAGCCGCCCTTTTCGATAACCCAGGAAAAGCGTTCAAGGAATTCCCTTCCGCTGATGCCTCTGAGAATGTCGACCAAGAGACGTTTTCCGAAGAAGAAAGAACTATTCTACGTCGTTTGGCATGGCAGGCGATAAATTGGAAACTGGGCCGGGATTCGGAACCTGTCTATAAAGGAACGGGCTCAAAGCTTTTAGAAAAACGAGGTGCTTTTGTCACTCTGCACAAGCACGGGACCCTTCGAGGATGTATCGGCTATGTGGAAGCTCATAAGCCATTGTGGCAAACGGTCAAAGAAGCGGCGGTGCAGGCGGCCTTTGCTGATCCTCGGTTTCCACCGGTGCGTGCCGATGAGCTGGAGGGTCTGGAATTGGAAATTTCTGCCCTAAGTCCCCTGGAACGCATCAAGGACCCTCTTGATTTTTCCGTGGGACGCCATGGTCTGGTGATTCGTAAAGGCTACCACAGCGGACTGCTGTTGCCTCAGGTTGCGGTGGAGCATGGCTGGACGAAAGAGCAGTTTCTGGACTGGACATGCAAAAAGGCCGGGCTTTCTCCAGGATGCTGGAAACATGGGGAGGCTGAGGTCTACCGGTTTTCGGCGGAAGTGTTTTAGAAAGGATTGAGCTCTCGCAGATGAGCTGTTGCAGTACGCCCGGATTGAACGGAGAGGGTAAGGCCTGAAAACAAGCCACCGTGACGAACACCACATGGTCGAAGAAACTTCGCGGGATCTAAGGATGGTGTCCTCAAAAGGAGTCGGGCGTGGGAGAAGTCATCGCTTTGGATGAAAAGCGCCGTCGCATGCGGGCTCGCCGCGCCTTTCATCTTTGGGAAAGGCGCTTTAACGCCGTCTTTCATGAAAGAACGTCGGTTCGGGATCTTTCCGATGCCGTCCTATCTGTTTTGATTCAGCCGGGTGAACAGGGTACCCGTTTGTTGCAGTCGGTCGTGGTGAGTCTTCTTACGGGCGAGGAGAATACGGATCTGGAGAGACTGACTCCTGCGCAGAAAATTTCGGTCATTGACCTGACTTTGTTCCTGGTGGATCAGATCCGGTTTGAATGCATGCGAAGGCTCGGGTGGGTGGAACCGGATCCTCGCTTGGAGATGCCTATTGTGGACCTGTTGGACCAGGTTGCCAAAGGGGATATATCCGGAACTCCGTCCACTCCCCCCATCTTGCCCTCCCACCCTCTTTATGCCGAATACCAAAAGACTTTCGCGGGGGACCAAGGTGCTTTCGTTCGAAAACTTATCCCTCGAGCCATTGAAGAATTCATTCGCCGCAGCCGGACCTAATCGTCCCATCGAACAGTTGTCAAAACGGCGGCGCCGACGACGAAAAACAGCAGAAGGGCAAGAATCGCGGGACGGGGAGTGCCGAAAAGATCCCGCAAAACCCCAAAAACAAAGGGCCCGAGGATCGCGGAAAATTTTCCTCCGATGGCAAAAAAACCAAAAAATTCAGCACTTTTTTCCTTTGGAATCAGGCGGCTGAAAAGGGAGCGGCTCAGCGATTGGCTGCCTCCCAAAATAAAGCCGACGACGGCGGCAAGAACCCAAAAATGCATGGCTGAGCGCATGCTGTAAGCGAAAAGCACAACGCCGCACCAGACGGTCAAACTGATGAGCAGTACTCGACGTGTGCCGAACTTTTCCGCAGCGCTCGCCAGCAAGGTGGCTCCTGGAAAAGCAATCCACTGCGTCATGAGGAAGGCTCCGGTCAGAGATGCCGTCGAAAGGCCTAGTTCCGTGGCTCCGTACACGGAGGCCATGGTGATGACGGTTTGGATTCCGTTGTTGTAGAAGAAATAGGCGATCACCATCGCCGCCGCGGGTCGGCGAGTCCACAAGTCTTTCCAGAGGGCTACCGCAGTGGAGATATTCGGCAGCAACATGGTCTCGGAAGACCCAGCCCCTTGCGCAGGGAGCCAGAAGGAACAGGGGAGGGTGAAAGCAGCCCACCATAGCCCCACGGTGACAAAGGCGAATCGGACGACTTGGTCGGTGTTTTCCAGCCCGATCCATCCAGGATGATAAAGCCATACCAAATGCACGGCCAACAAGAGGCCGCCGCCCACATAGCCGAAAGCGTACCCTAGACCGGAAAGCCAATCTTGTTGGGATGGAGTGGCGATATGGGGTAAGAAAGCATTGTAAAAGATTTCGCTAGCGGAAAAACAGGCGTAGGCGCCTATGAAAAAAAAGAGAGCCCGCCAGACGGTTCCCGGTCCTGTGGAAGCGAGAAACATTGTGGTTGCAGCTCCACAAAAAGCCAGTCCCAAGAAGAGCGTCTTACGCTTTCCGCGTATGTCCGCCCATCGGCCGATCCAAGGTGCTGCGACGGCGACACAGAAAAGTGACGTGGAGAGCGTGTAGCCCCACAGGGAGGAAGCCTGTGTGTGCCAATGAAAAAAACCTAGGTTGAGGGTCATGCCGTCGGAAGGCATGATCACTTTGGCAAAATAGACCGGAAAAAGAACGGCGAGAATGCTTGTGGCAAAGGTAGAATTGGCCCAATCGTAAAAACACCAAGCCCATTGCGCCTTGGTCTTGGGAAGCAGTCGCTCCATCGCCGTTTTCAAGGAAGCCCCCTATGCCCAAAGAGCGTTTCCATATGCTTTTGGCTTTAGAAGCCGCAAAAGTCCTGAGTCAGGGCAGGCGCCCACATTGGGACGAAGACTCCTATCTCCTGGGATCCATCATGCCGGACACCTTGTTCTATGATGTGCCCCATATGCGTCTTTCTCGATTGGGGCGGCGGCTTCATCGCATGCAAGGCGAAGCCGGCGCGCATGCCTGCCTTGAACAATTGTCTCGGGTCCCTTTCAACGACAGCGCTGCACGCTGGTGGCTTTTGGGCATGATGACCCATTTTCTTGCCGATGCCTTTTGGCACGGGTTGGTCAATCACTATAGCATGCCGCCCTTTTGGCCTTGCCGATACTACCGGCTCAAAGCCAGCTCTTGCCACTTTTGGCTGGAAAGCCAATTGGAAGCTCATTGGATTCCCCTTCTGGGGCCTCAGGACGGTTTCCGAAAAACCCTTCACCGTCTTCGTTTGTCTCTCTGGCGTCGGCATCCTGCGGCATCCTATTTCAGAGACTTTCTGAAAACCCTTTATGGGACCGCACCCTCTGAACAAGCCCTGAGGAAATGCCTTTTCTGGCAGGCGACCCTGCTGAGCCTTTTTTCAAATCCTCCGGGAGACGGTGTCCATGAGCGGCTTTTGCACAGCCGCTGGGGACGTCCTTTGGGAGCTCTGTTGGTGCCGAGAGCTTCTCGTCTTTCAGAACTCATGGAGATGGCCCCGGACCTTCCGGAATTCCATCTGGGATTGCATCCGTTTGATGGAAGGCTGCTCGCCAGATCAGTGGTGAGCATAACGGGGTTCCTTTGGGTCGTGCAGTCGTCGATCGTGAAGTCGTGAGGACCTAAGTTGTGAATCGGGAAGACGGGAAGTCGGCAATCGGGTAGGGGTGAGTGATGGAATGGGTAATCCAGAGGTTGAGCGGGGTTGGCTTGCCAAGTTGTGAAAAGGGGAAGGATCATGGGGTTTGGCCCCGCGTCTTGCAGGTTTGGAATGCTCAGTTTCATGAAGAATGAGTGTTGAAGGGACCACGTCCTCGCTATTCCCAAGGAGCGTGTCCGAGAACGAAATTTATTCTGAGCCCTTGTCCGAGAACTCGAACGAGCAGGGTCTTGAATGGCATTTCCAGGTAGGGGCGAGGCGCCGCCTCACCCCTACAAGCCTGAAACTCCGTTTTTTCTTTGAGGCGCGGGCCAAAGGCCCGAGCTTCCAGGAACCCATTGTCTGCCCTTGTTGCTGGATAGCCTTCTCGTCCCTGGGCTTCGGCTGCCTGACACCGTAGGACCCTAGGCATACAGCGTTTGAGTGGACTTGCAAGAAACGAGGCCTTTCATGAGATGAAAAAGTCAAGGCCTCCCTCAGTGTACGGCGTGGCTTTGCGCTCCAACGGCCTCCATAGGCGGAAAGCGCTCCGTCAAGCGATCCACCATGTCTTCAACGGCCTTAATGAACGGCGAAGTGGCATCGGGATCTTCCATAACGGGTTTTCCTTGGTCGCCCCCCGTGACTACCGCTGGATCAAAAGGCAGGGATCCCAAAAAAGTGACACCCATCAATTCCGCGGTCTTCTTTCCTCCACCCGTGCTGAAAATGGGAATGAACTGTTGGCAATGAGGGCAGTACAGCCCGGACATGTTTTCAACCAAACCGGCGATGTCCAGCTGAACTTTCTTGCAGAAGTTGATGGACTTTCGGACATCCGCCAATGCCACTTCCTGGGGAGTGGTGACAATGACCGCTTTGGCGTCGGGTAGAAGGCGCGCTATGCTTAAAGGCTCGTCCCCGGTACCCGGAGGGCAGTCCACCACGAGGAAATCCAAATCGTTCCAGGTGCAATCGCTGATGAATTGTTGAATGACACCATGTTTGAGCGGGCCGCGCCAAATAACGGCCGAATCCGTATCTTCCAGCATGGATTCGATGGAGACCACTTTGAGGTTGGGGCTGTATTCATGAGGAAGGATTTCCTGATCCTGGGACACTCGAAGCAGCCCGTGGAGTCCAAGCATTTTGGGAATGCTGGGTCCATGCAGGTCGATGTCCATCAAGCCCACTTGATACCCTTTTTTGGACAGAGCCAGTGCGATATAGACGGCGACACTGCTTTTGCCCACACCCCCCTTGCCGCTCATCACAATGATTTTGTTTTTAATTCGTGCCAGCTTACACGCCAGAATCTCGTCTTTGGAATGTTTCTTTCGACTTTCGCAGGTCGAACAAGATTTGCCTTCGCAGGTTCCCATCTCGTCTTCTCCTTGTATGCCGGATTCGGTAAAATCGGCGCTAAAGTAAAGGCAGGTTATGAAATTGTCAACGCACAGGTCGGATTCCTTGAAAACTAAAATGACAAGAAGGAGGTCGTGACATGTTGGAAAAAACCTTGGTGGAACAAACCAAACAAACGGCTGCCAAGCTGTTTTCTGGGCCGGTACGTCTCAAAGTTCCTTATGAACTCTGGAAGGAATTCGACCCTGGGCTGGCTCGAGATCTGTCTCTTTTCATCACCGGGAACATGTATTCTCGAACGGTTTTGAGCCTGCCGGAACGCCAAATGGTGGCGGTTGCGGCGCTGGCCGCCTTGCAAAAGCCGGACGAGCTGCGTCTTCATGTGCATGGAGCTTTGAACGTGGGCGTCAAGGCCCGGCATCTTGCCGAAACCATCTTTCAGGTCGGCGTTTATGCCGGGTTTCCGGCAGTGAACGCCGCCTTGGCCGTCCTGAAGGAAGTGCTTTTGGAGCGGGGGCAGTGGCCGCCTGAAAGGGAAGAACAGGCATAGAAAAGGATCCGCGACGAAACCCTTTTGAGGACTTTTACGGGCATAAGATCCGGGGCCATGTCAAGGTTGCATTTCTCGCGGGGATGACTAGTTTACAGCCCGTCGCTTGAATGTTTCGAACGCGCTGCATCACGTTTCGTTGGAGGAAGGCATCATGCCCATTTATGAATATCGATGTGAAAAGTGTGGGAACGAGTTTGAAAGTTTTATCTGGTCGGCTCAGGATCAAGAGGCTTTAGCATGTCCTCGGTGCGGATCCCGGGAAATCAAGAAACTACTCTCTTCCTTTGCCAGCAAGGGATCTCTTTCCAGCGTTTTGAGCAGCGGGTGCGGCACGGGCGGATTCAGTTGAGCAGGCTAGGGAGGGCCGATAGGGTATCGGTCGAGACAAAAAAAGGCTCCACATGGGCGAACCTCTTTAGGGAGGCAGGATTATGGAAAGAGATCTTTTATGGTTGGGTGGCGCAATTGTCCTTTGGGTCGTGCTTAATCGATGGATTTTACCCAAGCTGGGCATAAGTACATGAATGTCAAATTCCTGCGAGATCGGGTCGTCTCGCGCATCGAAGAACAAAAAAACCCATCCATAAAGCTTCAGGAGCGAAGTGGCATTCGATCTTTTTGATGCGGGCCGTCGCATGACCAGTCCCTCGAGGGCGAACCTGGATGTCCGCCCCCAAGTGATCCATGTGGAGGGGTGGATCCATGGGTCCGCCCCAGACGAGCCCAATTCACGTTAGTCGAAGGAACGTTTTTTGCGGCTCAGTTTTTTCAATCGCATGATCAGCGCCAGGGCGGCGAGGCACGCAACGATACCTCCTAACGTATAAATCAGGGGTCTCCAAAGGCGCTGCCAGGGGTAATCTCCGAGCAGCAGAATGGAATGCCAGAGACGAATGAAGATATTGGCCGGAGCTATATCTGTGTTGCTCGCCAAATCCAGCGTGGCCAGGGTGGTTTCGCCGGCTTTCAAATAGGCGCGTCCCAAGGATTGTCCCTTTTGAATGGGAGCAACCACCGCCGAGGGGAGATCCATAACCCACTGGACGTTTTGAGCTTTTTCTTTTCGCACCACAACCGGGTTTGTTTCTTTGAAAAAGAGGGAGACTTGAGGGGCGACCCCCTTCCAGACCTTGATGACCGCTGCCGGCTGATTAGGATTAGGCGGCGCAATGAAGGCGTAGAGACGATATCCGTAATTCAAAAGAGCCGAGGCTTCCTTTTCGCGAACGGCCGGACTGGGAGCTCCCATGACCACCGCCAATAATCGAAGTCCACCACGTTGCGCTGTGGCCATGAGATGGTAACCGGCATCGGCCACAAAGCCTGTCTTCAGCCCGTCGACGGAACTGTCCTTGCGCAACAAATGGTTTCGGTTGGGTTGTGTGATGTCATGGTAAGAGTATTCCGTCATGGAATGGAACCGCAGGCTCTGAGGAAATCGGCGCAGATAAGAGAGGGCCAATGTGGCCATATCCCGTGCCGTGGTCACCTGACCCGGAGCGGGCAGGCCATGAGGGTTGAGAAAGCGGCTGTGCTGCATTCCCAGTTCCTTGGCCTTTTGATTCATAGCGCCGACAAAAGCCTCCACGGACCCATAGAGGTGTTCCGCGACGGCCACGCATGCATCGTTTCCGGACACTACCGCAATACCCTTAAGCAGTTCCTCCAAGGGAATCTTGTTACCCAACTCCACAAACATCTTGGACCCGCCCGTCTGCCATGCCGTTTTGCTGATGTGGACCGGATCATTCAGTTTCACATCGCCTCTTTCCAAGGCTTCAAACACCAAATAAAGGGTGAGGACCTTCGTAAAGGAAGCCGGCGCAATGGGAGCATCCGGATTTTGTTCGAAGAGGGTTTCCCCATGCGTGACGTCCACAAGCATGGCCGACGTGGCATTGACGGCCAAAGGGATTTCTCCCGTACTCCACGCCGCTCCTGCGCCTAGGTTCAAAAAGAGCAAGCCCAAGACCCCAATGAAAAGCCCCTTTTGCAGGGGCTGACACCATCCGCCGCCTTTTTGCCTCATGAGCCTTGTGTCCTCCTAAAAAGTGAACCAACGATGCCCCTCAGGACACCGTCGCTTTTGGCCCACACCGTTTTCGAGTCCCGACACTCTTAGCAGCCCGTAACGTCAAATTCAAGGGTAAGGCCGCAAGATTTCTTTTCGAAAGTCTTGAACACTTTTTGAATTTACGGTGCCCAAAGGGCGGCATACCATAAAGACGACCCACGCAAACAAGATGTTCACGTGGGCCGAAACGGGATGCATCAAAGGTGAAAAATGCCGCGCCGGGGCGATGGCTTACAGGCGAGGTTGCCAGCTTTCTATTTCGGTATATTCCGATACCGAGGGCTCTTTGGATTTTTGTTCCAGCTTGTTGAGGGCATTGATGAAGGCCTTGGCGCTGGCCATGACTATGTCTGTGGCGAGGCCACGACCCTGCACGGCTTGGCCGTCTTCTTCCAAATGCACATGGACCTCGCCCAAGGCATCGGTTCCCGAGGTGACGGCACGGACTTCGTAACGAACGAGTTTTGGAAATCGGTGCGTCATTTTGCAGATGGTCTTAAAGGCGGCATCCACGGGTCCTTGACCGAATCCTGCGTCTTGTAACACTTGGCCGTCGATTTCCAATTGCACGGTGGCATTGGGAACGGAGATGGATCCAGCGGAAACATTGAGGTAAAGCAGCTTATACCTTTGAGGTGGAGCCAGAATGGTTTCATCCAAAAGGTTTTCCAAATCGGAGGCAAAGAAGTGTTCCTTGCGTTCGGCCAATTGCCGATAAGCCTCGTAACATTGCCGAAGGGCCTCGTCATCGACGGAAACAGCCATGCGCTGAAGCTGGGCTCGAAAAGCCTCAAAAGCCATGTCTTTGGAAAGAGGTTGGGCTTCGAGGTCCAGTCCGAACTGATGAGGATCCATGATCTGATACGGGGGTTGCGTGGATGCGTCACCCAATTGAGGCACAGTGGCTTCGTACACGAAGGCGTTGGATCCCACCACCGGTTTGTGGACCTGAAGACTGATGCCCGTCAAGCGTTTGACAAGGCGGCATGTGGCCCCGATCTGGGTCGTGTCCAAAGAAAGGTCCGAATCAAAAAGATCGTGGCGTGTCTTGAGAGCGGCTACCAACTCCTCCAAGGCCGTATTCCCGGCACGCTCTCCGATGCCGTTCACAGTCACATGAACTTGGGCGGCTCCCGCAGCGATAGCCGCCAGAGAATTGGCTACGGCCAGACCCAAATCGTTGTGGCAGTGAACACTCAAGGTCACACCAGGGGCCTCTTTCAAGGCCGCTTTGAGAGCTCGAAAGAGATTGTCGATTTCAAAGGGGGTGGCATATCCCACGGTGTCGGCAACATTGATCACCGTCGCTCCCGCTTCAGCCACCGCCCGAGCCATGGCGATCACATCCTCTTTGGAAGCTCGAAAGGCGTCCACCAGAGAAAATTCCACATCCTCACATCGCTCTTTGGCTAGACGCACGGCTTTTTGTGCCAGATTCAATGTTTCGGGAAAATCCTTTTTAAGGAAATGCTTTCGATAGAAAGGGGAGACCGGCACAAAGGTATGCAAGCGAGGTCGTGCACAGGGCGCCAAGGCACGCATGGCCACATCAAAATCCGTGGGGTTGGTGGCTCGAGCCAACGCGGCAATGATTGGGCCGGTAACCGTTTGTGCCACCTTGTGCACCGCTTCAAACTGAGCCTCTGAAGCCGCAGGAAAGCCGGCTTCAATGACATCCACGCCCAATCGTGCCAATTGAAGGGCCAGACGAAGCTTTTCAGGAACGGTGAGCATGGTGCCGGGCGATTTTTCTCCATCGCGCAAGGTGGTGTCAAACAGGCGAATGGCGGGCATGGGGTTCCTCCTCATGACATGGTGGGTGTCATCCTCGAGCGGGTCCTTCGTTTTTAAGCATCAAGCGATACTGACAGCCCCATCACCTTTTTGTCAACATGTTTACGAGATTTCGGTTGCATTTGAAAATTTTGTGTGTATAGT includes:
- a CDS encoding 2-isopropylmalate synthase; the encoded protein is MPAIRLFDTTLRDGEKSPGTMLTVPEKLRLALQLARLGVDVIEAGFPAASEAQFEAVHKVAQTVTGPIIAALARATNPTDFDVAMRALAPCARPRLHTFVPVSPFYRKHFLKKDFPETLNLAQKAVRLAKERCEDVEFSLVDAFRASKEDVIAMARAVAEAGATVINVADTVGYATPFEIDNLFRALKAALKEAPGVTLSVHCHNDLGLAVANSLAAIAAGAAQVHVTVNGIGERAGNTALEELVAALKTRHDLFDSDLSLDTTQIGATCRLVKRLTGISLQVHKPVVGSNAFVYEATVPQLGDASTQPPYQIMDPHQFGLDLEAQPLSKDMAFEAFRAQLQRMAVSVDDEALRQCYEAYRQLAERKEHFFASDLENLLDETILAPPQRYKLLYLNVSAGSISVPNATVQLEIDGQVLQDAGFGQGPVDAAFKTICKMTHRFPKLVRYEVRAVTSGTDALGEVHVHLEEDGQAVQGRGLATDIVMASAKAFINALNKLEQKSKEPSVSEYTEIESWQPRL
- a CDS encoding carboxymuconolactone decarboxylase family protein, producing MLEKTLVEQTKQTAAKLFSGPVRLKVPYELWKEFDPGLARDLSLFITGNMYSRTVLSLPERQMVAVAALAALQKPDELRLHVHGALNVGVKARHLAETIFQVGVYAGFPAVNAALAVLKEVLLERGQWPPEREEQA
- a CDS encoding zinc ribbon domain-containing protein encodes the protein MPIYEYRCEKCGNEFESFIWSAQDQEALACPRCGSREIKKLLSSFASKGSLSSVLSSGCGTGGFS
- a CDS encoding D-alanyl-D-alanine carboxypeptidase family protein, which gives rise to MRQKGGGWCQPLQKGLFIGVLGLLFLNLGAGAAWSTGEIPLAVNATSAMLVDVTHGETLFEQNPDAPIAPASFTKVLTLYLVFEALERGDVKLNDPVHISKTAWQTGGSKMFVELGNKIPLEELLKGIAVVSGNDACVAVAEHLYGSVEAFVGAMNQKAKELGMQHSRFLNPHGLPAPGQVTTARDMATLALSYLRRFPQSLRFHSMTEYSYHDITQPNRNHLLRKDSSVDGLKTGFVADAGYHLMATAQRGGLRLLAVVMGAPSPAVREKEASALLNYGYRLYAFIAPPNPNQPAAVIKVWKGVAPQVSLFFKETNPVVVRKEKAQNVQWVMDLPSAVVAPIQKGQSLGRAYLKAGETTLATLDLASNTDIAPANIFIRLWHSILLLGDYPWQRLWRPLIYTLGGIVACLAALALIMRLKKLSRKKRSFD